One window of Trifolium pratense cultivar HEN17-A07 linkage group LG5, ARS_RC_1.1, whole genome shotgun sequence genomic DNA carries:
- the LOC123885209 gene encoding coiled-coil domain-containing protein 1-like produces MRAKKDGEVTQAEVFIETRKSRRGKEVDGETQVAIDKLQESIDNSPETAKETFHSLFGKEKPGSVRCHGKTATPSSLRKKEEISLVKKQYDGKIADMSQKMGAMEVLLKNMYMQQNPHLSEEDVDNMIRNTLHGDDNSPIARSSTSTYAPAHLKVRNENDHDQDDDDPQDDDDDAAYDQEDNLDCSQNDPQDDEFQDGDEDQY; encoded by the exons CGGGCTAAGAAGGATGGAGAAGTCACCCAAGCTGAGGTGTTTATTGAAACTCGCAAAAGTCGAAGAGGAAAAGAAGTTGATGGAGAAACACAAGTTGCTATA GACAAACTTCAAGAATCTATTGATAATTCACCTGAAACTGCCAAAGAAACATTTCACTCACTATTTGGGAAAGAAAAGCCTGGTAGTGTGCGTTGTCATGGAAAAACTGCCACACCATCATCattaaggaaaaaagaagaaatttctTTAGTGAAAAAGCAATATGATGGGAAAATTGCTGACATGTCACAGAAGATGGGAGCAATGGAAGTACTTTTAAAAAACATGTACATGCAACAAAATCCACATTTAAGTGAAGAAGATGTAGATAATATGATTAGAAATACTTTACATGGTGATGATAATAGTCCAATAGCACGTTCGTCGACATCGACATATGCTCCTGCTCATCTTAAG gttagaaatgaaaatgatcatgatcaagatgatgatgatcctcaagatgatgatgatgatgctgcTTATGATCAAGAAGATAATCTTGATTGTTCTCAAAATGATCCTCAAGATGATGAATTTCAAGATGGTGATGAAGACCAATATTGA